In a single window of the Roseiconus lacunae genome:
- a CDS encoding type II secretion system F family protein — MTTQMPRLDDESFAMLLDEVSAMAAAGRSVIGGLAELDDRSLGKLGRAAQLVRARLIQGAPMADAIASLSGSYQTPVRLAIETMSRTGSTEPVRETVRLIREANEDRRRFRLAAINPTINVILAALVAFFVLPLILITTAELEPIKSRLSPTGLEIGRLFARNFALSAVATLAAVGVLTGLLYWAFRRINHAQKEYQNDATFCRWLALQIDPPHTDANQHQQAAMTERSGLAQAIETSATVIGEGYAQQWQPTAKAVAAGAVTEPSLAIPKDAPDLLRQCVVELATGQRSPTAIGIDLRRVAEFYAQKARRYRSWWVDFVLRAISIVLMLGVIFILIRSIWLPLSEVLEVMV; from the coding sequence ATGACGACACAGATGCCACGACTTGATGACGAATCGTTCGCAATGTTGCTCGACGAGGTTTCCGCAATGGCGGCGGCCGGTCGATCCGTGATCGGCGGACTGGCCGAGCTAGACGATCGCTCGTTAGGAAAGCTGGGCCGGGCGGCTCAACTGGTACGTGCCCGATTGATCCAAGGGGCGCCCATGGCGGATGCGATCGCCTCACTTTCAGGTTCCTATCAAACCCCGGTACGGTTGGCGATCGAGACGATGTCACGGACCGGGTCGACCGAGCCGGTTCGCGAGACGGTTCGCTTGATCCGTGAAGCCAACGAAGACCGTCGCCGGTTTCGCCTAGCCGCGATCAATCCGACGATCAACGTGATTCTGGCCGCTTTGGTTGCGTTCTTCGTCCTGCCGTTGATCTTGATCACAACGGCCGAATTGGAACCGATCAAGTCCCGATTGTCTCCGACCGGTCTGGAGATTGGGCGTCTTTTCGCTCGCAATTTCGCCCTGTCGGCCGTAGCGACCTTGGCCGCCGTTGGTGTTCTGACGGGGCTTTTGTATTGGGCCTTTCGGCGGATCAATCATGCTCAAAAAGAGTATCAAAACGATGCCACATTCTGCCGTTGGTTGGCCCTGCAGATTGACCCGCCACACACCGACGCGAATCAGCATCAACAGGCTGCGATGACAGAACGGTCCGGCTTGGCGCAAGCGATCGAAACCTCCGCGACCGTCATCGGGGAAGGCTATGCACAGCAGTGGCAGCCGACGGCGAAAGCAGTTGCGGCGGGGGCGGTGACGGAGCCATCACTGGCGATCCCCAAGGACGCGCCCGACCTACTGCGTCAATGCGTTGTCGAATTGGCAACGGGGCAGCGTTCGCCGACTGCCATCGGAATCGATCTTCGCCGAGTCGCCGAGTTCTACGCCCAAAAGGCTCGTCGTTACCGATCGTGGTGGGTCGATTTTGTCTTGCGAGCGATTTCAATCGTCCTGATGCTGGGCGTGATTTTCATACTGATCCGCTCGATTTGGCTTCCGCTTTCAGAGGTGCTGGAGGTCATGGTCTGA
- a CDS encoding GspE/PulE family protein: MQLSLAPFKRATGDASFATEMVKDCLTAALDCGASDVHLQPRRDCWEVSFRIDGVLHLARTFERHPETDPVTRLMALANMPTYRGGAPQEGALRWQHADGKTREMRLGIFPTVHGNRAAIRVMEHCQSFRQLEKLGLDTVTRSELEAVCHARDGWLLVAGPAGSGKTTTLYACLSHIANADTHRSVLTIEDPIESVIDSISQSQVQHGGGLTLAAAMRAAVRQDAEVLLVSEIRDVETAETVLMASMTGHLCFSSTHAGSIGATLHRLVQMKLPTYAIRSGLRAVLCQRLLRRSCDQCDGIKTASERGPANANACPGCHGTGYRGRLPVAQLVDFQSHRVGAELFDALDQHRSADDLNRLLSESGNATLYDRAMELADAGLTDAEEVFRVMGRQS; the protein is encoded by the coding sequence ATGCAGCTTTCCTTGGCTCCCTTTAAACGCGCGACCGGCGATGCTTCGTTCGCGACCGAGATGGTCAAAGATTGTTTGACGGCCGCGCTCGATTGTGGTGCCAGCGACGTTCATCTTCAGCCTCGGCGTGATTGTTGGGAAGTTTCGTTTCGAATCGATGGCGTACTTCATCTCGCGCGAACGTTCGAACGTCACCCGGAAACCGATCCGGTCACAAGATTGATGGCGCTGGCAAACATGCCAACGTACCGCGGCGGTGCTCCCCAAGAAGGCGCGCTCCGTTGGCAACACGCCGACGGAAAGACGCGTGAAATGCGATTGGGGATCTTCCCCACCGTCCACGGCAACCGCGCGGCGATCCGGGTGATGGAACATTGTCAATCGTTTCGGCAACTCGAGAAACTTGGGCTGGATACTGTTACGCGAAGCGAATTGGAAGCGGTGTGCCATGCCCGAGACGGTTGGTTATTGGTCGCCGGGCCGGCCGGTAGCGGCAAAACCACGACACTTTACGCATGCTTGTCCCACATCGCGAATGCGGACACGCACCGTAGCGTGCTGACAATCGAAGACCCAATCGAATCGGTGATCGATTCGATCAGCCAAAGTCAAGTGCAGCATGGTGGCGGCTTGACGTTGGCAGCCGCCATGCGTGCTGCGGTCCGTCAGGACGCCGAGGTGTTGCTGGTCAGCGAGATTCGTGACGTCGAAACCGCCGAAACCGTCTTGATGGCTTCGATGACAGGGCACCTCTGTTTTTCATCGACTCATGCCGGTTCGATCGGCGCCACGCTGCATCGACTAGTGCAAATGAAGTTGCCGACCTATGCGATCCGAAGCGGGTTACGTGCGGTTCTATGCCAACGACTGCTTCGCCGTTCGTGCGATCAGTGTGACGGAATAAAAACGGCATCCGAGCGTGGCCCTGCAAACGCAAACGCTTGCCCCGGTTGTCACGGCACTGGATACCGGGGCCGACTTCCGGTCGCCCAGCTCGTCGATTTTCAATCGCATCGGGTCGGAGCAGAATTGTTCGACGCGCTCGATCAACATCGCTCCGCTGATGATCTGAACCGTTTATTGTCTGAATCCGGAAACGCAACGCTCTATGATCGTGCGATGGAGCTAGCTGACGCGGGGCTAACCGATGCCGAGGAAGTGTTTCGAGTGATGGGGAGGCAGTCATGA
- a CDS encoding DUF1559 domain-containing protein, giving the protein MKRCHQHNGFTLLELLVVVGVIGVLVSLLLPAVQAAREAARRMSCSNNLRQVTLGVSQYHAAFDLLPPHGTGTFNHANDPNTTNQFRLSFLVSITPFVGQVATWETITGEYVGMPPGGDALDENTGLGMMDYGMDMLEDEPQHPYPSMGPSPSLESYSPWLVEIPLYRCPSDPGIGSPGFGRTNYAACIGDAIEGLDQGMWRYEANKWAPSGETQMQATGRGAFVPRMITRLEDIHDGLSNTILLGEVCTDLGDSDTRTVPSINNGWQTGVLADANFCKRQTDVNRPHFWSTGGVTTPTNAAQGRGFRWADSMPLMTSFNTILPPNSGLCFGGDSTTVGTVTASSRHQGGTHLSLADGAVVFMTNSIDNGYESATIVLGGEGLQAPGKPSNFGLWGSLGTRDQQEIVDEELNL; this is encoded by the coding sequence ATGAAACGTTGCCATCAGCATAACGGATTTACGCTCCTCGAGTTGCTTGTGGTCGTGGGGGTCATTGGAGTGCTGGTGTCGCTGCTATTACCCGCCGTTCAGGCGGCTCGCGAGGCGGCGCGGCGAATGAGTTGCAGCAACAATCTGCGCCAGGTGACACTCGGTGTTTCTCAGTACCACGCCGCGTTCGATCTGTTGCCGCCTCATGGGACCGGCACATTCAATCACGCCAACGATCCCAACACGACCAACCAATTCAGACTCAGCTTTCTCGTTTCGATCACGCCCTTCGTCGGACAAGTCGCGACCTGGGAAACGATCACAGGCGAGTACGTTGGCATGCCGCCCGGTGGTGACGCGCTTGACGAAAACACCGGGTTGGGAATGATGGACTATGGGATGGATATGCTTGAGGACGAGCCCCAACATCCCTATCCGAGCATGGGCCCCAGCCCGTCACTGGAATCGTATTCGCCGTGGTTGGTTGAAATCCCACTGTACCGCTGCCCCTCGGACCCAGGGATCGGCAGTCCAGGTTTTGGACGAACGAACTATGCGGCGTGTATCGGCGATGCGATCGAAGGGCTTGACCAAGGCATGTGGCGCTACGAAGCAAACAAATGGGCTCCCAGTGGCGAAACGCAGATGCAAGCGACCGGCCGTGGGGCGTTCGTGCCTCGAATGATCACTCGCTTGGAAGACATTCATGACGGTTTATCTAACACGATCCTTTTGGGCGAAGTCTGCACCGATCTGGGCGACTCCGATACCCGCACCGTTCCGTCGATCAACAACGGTTGGCAAACTGGGGTGCTGGCCGATGCGAATTTCTGCAAGCGGCAAACGGATGTCAATCGACCACATTTCTGGAGCACCGGTGGCGTCACGACACCGACCAACGCTGCCCAAGGGCGTGGCTTTCGCTGGGCGGATTCGATGCCGCTGATGACGTCGTTCAACACCATTTTGCCGCCGAACTCAGGGCTCTGTTTCGGCGGTGACTCGACGACCGTCGGAACGGTCACGGCAAGCAGTCGACACCAAGGCGGAACCCACCTTTCCCTCGCCGACGGGGCCGTGGTGTTCATGACCAACTCGATCGACAACGGCTACGAATCGGCGACCATTGTTCTGGGCGGCGAAGGGCTGCAAGCCCCAGGAAAACCAAGTAATTTTGGTTTGTGGGGGTCTCTGGGAACACGTGACCAACAAGAAATCGTCGACGAGGAACTGAACCTGTAA
- a CDS encoding PVC-type heme-binding CxxCH protein, producing MRLRRIQRSRQRRRSPIAASLTIALVILAAPATEITATDPPTAAEPTAQASSALEVIESSRGGRHWIDESTDPPKTPEQTLQSFSIEPGYEISLFAAEPLVRDPVAICFDAAGKMYVVEYGDYPIGPEDGGDPLSRIVILQDTDGDGKADQRTVFAEKLDFAHSLMPYRGGLLVGAKTKVLHLVDTDGDSVADRTTTLLDGFTPAHPQMQVGNPRYGIDNWIYFNYGPGEVTTLENAEQTIKLPRKDFRLDPKTMAIESEPGMGQFGNTVDRWGNRFYCTNRNPIITTLLPTNVLKRNPFLVISDASYDVAPSGGDSRVYPKVAMKSNYLSHAGTHTSACGTTAYVGPLGDPSFQNSVFVCEPIGHLVTRSVIEADGVGLQARRAQAKADFIASTDTWFRPSSLATGPDGGLYLADMYRLWVEHPKFLPPEIAAKLDWRAGEDRGRIYRIVPKDASLGQYQAPQTIDDQVAMLASDNGWQQFTAQRLLVERGDASVAMKVTPYLTHARPTTRIHALWTLHGLGKLDAEQLQAICEDSDSRCRTHGLKVAALVADASLRESIAKAAADDPSIQVRFQLAQLLGTLPAGKVLTEVGIKLARQDGSDRRFADGWLTSMSRNSGEMLIRLAGTNEASFGQGQAGLIKRLAEVVGARGDQAELRRVLDSLGQGALNSTFESAVLSGLASGLSRYRGSMGRLSLAQLINQPPESLAESVAGLDRILERNRKLAGDDRASVRERIAAIELLSHQSSEANQTLYLGILENHPTTAIQSAVVAAIGRSPSTENVRALVERWQDLRPSVRPEVLTILLRRHESTTMMLDAIGAKQISAAGLSLDQRVRLLKHPNEAIRSSATRLLGGAVSKDRQKVAKTYEAALSMTADPTAGKQVFAKVCASCHRVAGEGQLTGPDLTDASNRSKAALLYDILDPNSKVEPRFTASTVLTVDGDVFSGLIDQEGDEAIVLKMAEGKSKTIGRSEIEQIKVSEVSLMPEGIEKDITPQQMADLLAFLTGR from the coding sequence ATGCGATTGAGAAGAATTCAACGATCTCGCCAAAGACGCCGAAGTCCTATCGCGGCGTCTCTCACGATCGCCTTGGTGATCTTGGCAGCGCCGGCGACAGAGATCACCGCGACCGATCCGCCAACTGCAGCCGAGCCAACGGCGCAAGCTTCGTCCGCTTTGGAAGTGATCGAAAGCAGTCGAGGCGGGCGACACTGGATCGACGAATCGACCGATCCGCCCAAAACTCCCGAGCAAACGCTGCAATCGTTTTCGATCGAACCCGGATACGAAATCAGCTTATTCGCTGCCGAACCGCTAGTTCGAGACCCGGTCGCAATCTGCTTTGATGCGGCGGGGAAAATGTATGTCGTCGAATACGGTGACTATCCGATTGGTCCCGAAGACGGCGGCGATCCGTTGTCGCGAATTGTGATTTTGCAGGACACCGATGGCGACGGGAAGGCGGATCAACGAACGGTGTTCGCGGAAAAGCTTGATTTCGCGCACAGCCTAATGCCGTATCGGGGCGGGCTGTTGGTCGGCGCGAAGACCAAGGTCCTTCATTTGGTGGATACCGATGGTGATTCAGTTGCCGATCGCACGACAACATTGCTTGACGGGTTCACCCCGGCCCATCCACAAATGCAAGTCGGCAACCCTCGTTATGGCATCGATAACTGGATTTATTTTAACTACGGCCCCGGCGAAGTCACCACGCTTGAGAATGCGGAACAAACCATCAAGTTGCCTCGCAAGGACTTCCGTCTTGACCCAAAGACTATGGCGATTGAGTCCGAACCGGGAATGGGGCAGTTTGGCAACACGGTCGATCGCTGGGGAAACCGTTTCTACTGCACCAATCGAAATCCGATCATCACGACGCTGCTGCCGACGAACGTACTGAAACGGAACCCCTTTTTAGTTATCAGCGATGCTTCGTATGACGTGGCACCATCCGGCGGTGACTCGCGTGTTTATCCCAAGGTCGCGATGAAGAGCAACTACTTGTCACACGCGGGGACTCACACTTCAGCATGTGGGACGACCGCTTATGTCGGGCCGTTGGGTGACCCTTCGTTTCAAAACAGTGTCTTCGTTTGTGAACCGATCGGCCATTTGGTCACCCGCAGCGTCATCGAAGCCGACGGCGTTGGGCTTCAAGCTCGCCGGGCTCAAGCCAAGGCCGACTTCATCGCTTCGACCGACACTTGGTTTCGCCCGTCGAGTCTGGCGACCGGACCCGACGGAGGCTTGTACCTTGCTGACATGTACCGATTGTGGGTGGAGCATCCAAAGTTCTTGCCGCCAGAGATTGCTGCCAAGCTTGATTGGCGTGCCGGCGAGGACCGAGGAAGGATCTATCGCATCGTCCCGAAAGACGCATCGCTCGGACAATACCAGGCACCACAAACGATCGATGATCAGGTTGCGATGTTGGCAAGTGACAACGGCTGGCAACAATTCACCGCACAACGATTGTTGGTCGAACGCGGCGACGCATCCGTGGCGATGAAAGTCACGCCGTACTTAACCCACGCTCGACCGACCACACGAATCCATGCATTGTGGACTCTGCACGGCTTGGGGAAGCTTGACGCGGAACAGCTTCAAGCGATTTGCGAAGACTCCGATTCACGCTGCCGAACGCATGGTTTAAAGGTCGCCGCTTTGGTTGCCGACGCATCACTAAGAGAATCGATCGCGAAAGCCGCCGCCGATGATCCATCGATTCAAGTTCGTTTTCAACTGGCGCAGTTACTGGGCACCTTGCCAGCGGGGAAAGTGCTGACGGAAGTCGGGATAAAACTGGCACGTCAAGACGGAAGCGATCGCCGGTTTGCCGATGGTTGGCTGACATCGATGTCCAGAAATTCTGGAGAGATGCTGATCAGGCTTGCCGGGACAAACGAGGCATCATTTGGTCAAGGTCAAGCCGGCTTGATCAAACGACTTGCCGAAGTCGTGGGGGCTCGCGGCGACCAAGCCGAACTGCGCCGCGTCCTCGATTCACTTGGCCAAGGTGCGTTAAATTCGACTTTTGAATCGGCGGTCCTTTCTGGATTGGCGAGCGGGCTGAGTCGGTATCGCGGGTCGATGGGGCGGTTGTCGCTTGCCCAGCTAATCAACCAGCCACCGGAGTCACTTGCCGAATCCGTAGCCGGTTTGGACCGAATTTTGGAACGCAACCGCAAGCTCGCTGGGGATGATCGTGCGAGTGTTCGAGAACGCATCGCCGCGATTGAGTTGTTGTCTCATCAGTCATCCGAGGCAAACCAGACGTTGTATCTCGGCATCTTAGAAAACCACCCGACGACCGCGATCCAGTCTGCGGTCGTCGCCGCGATCGGTCGATCACCCTCGACAGAAAACGTGCGTGCTTTAGTGGAGCGATGGCAGGACTTGCGCCCGTCGGTGCGACCGGAGGTGCTGACAATTTTGCTACGCCGCCACGAGTCGACCACGATGATGCTGGACGCGATCGGTGCAAAACAAATCAGCGCCGCCGGGTTAAGCCTGGATCAACGTGTGCGTTTACTCAAGCATCCCAACGAAGCGATTCGTTCGTCGGCGACACGCTTGCTGGGAGGTGCGGTTTCCAAGGATCGCCAAAAGGTGGCCAAGACCTATGAAGCGGCGTTGTCGATGACCGCCGATCCCACGGCCGGAAAGCAGGTCTTTGCCAAAGTCTGTGCCTCATGCCATCGTGTCGCCGGGGAGGGACAATTGACCGGTCCCGATTTAACCGACGCCAGCAATCGATCCAAAGCCGCACTGCTGTATGACATCTTGGATCCGAACTCGAAAGTCGAACCGCGGTTCACCGCGTCGACGGTGTTAACGGTCGATGGCGATGTGTTTAGCGGTTTAATCGACCAGGAAGGCGACGAGGCGATCGTATTGAAGATGGCCGAAGGCAAATCGAAAACCATCGGCCGTTCGGAGATCGAGCAGATCAAAGTGAGTGAAGTCTCGTTGATGCCCGAAGGGATTGAGAAAGACATCACGCCACAACAAATGGCCGACTTGCTAGCGTTTCTGACCGGCCGTTAA